One part of the Caproiciproducens sp. CPB-2 genome encodes these proteins:
- a CDS encoding 6-phosphofructokinase — MKRIGILTSGGDCQGLNAAIRGVAKALYVEFKENIEIYGINDGYRGLIEGSYKRMKPDDFSGILTLGGTILGTSRQPFKLIRVVDENSVDKVKCMKDNYKKMKLDCLVILGGNGTHKTANLLSEEGLNIVTLPKTIDNDVWGTDMTFGFSSAMEIATNVLDCIHTTATSHGRVFIVEIMGHKAGWLTLHAGIAGGADVILLPEIPYSIDSIAQTLEQRNKHGKRFSILAVAEGVISQQEAKMNKKEFKASRAGMPYPSISYRLTREISERTGQEIRVTVPGHFQRGGSPCPYDRLLATRFGTAAAKLISDKKYGNMVALQNGSIVPVPLNEVAGKLKGVPTDCEIIQTARDIGICFGD; from the coding sequence ATGAAAAGAATCGGAATTTTAACAAGCGGCGGGGACTGTCAGGGACTGAACGCGGCGATCCGCGGTGTCGCAAAAGCACTTTATGTTGAATTTAAGGAAAACATTGAGATCTATGGAATCAACGACGGATACCGCGGCTTGATTGAGGGAAGCTACAAACGGATGAAGCCGGACGATTTTTCGGGTATTCTGACCCTTGGCGGCACCATTCTGGGTACTTCCCGCCAGCCCTTCAAGCTGATACGCGTGGTGGACGAAAACAGCGTTGACAAAGTTAAATGCATGAAGGACAACTATAAAAAGATGAAGCTGGACTGCCTGGTGATTTTAGGCGGAAACGGAACCCATAAAACCGCCAACCTGCTGAGCGAAGAAGGGCTGAATATTGTCACTCTGCCGAAAACCATCGACAACGATGTCTGGGGCACCGATATGACGTTTGGATTCAGCAGCGCAATGGAAATCGCGACAAATGTGCTGGACTGCATCCACACCACCGCGACCTCTCACGGCAGGGTGTTCATAGTGGAAATCATGGGCCACAAAGCGGGATGGCTGACCCTGCACGCAGGCATTGCGGGCGGGGCGGACGTGATCCTCCTGCCGGAAATCCCTTACAGCATTGACAGTATCGCCCAAACGCTGGAACAGCGCAACAAACACGGAAAGCGCTTTTCCATTCTTGCCGTAGCGGAGGGCGTGATCTCCCAGCAGGAAGCAAAGATGAATAAAAAAGAGTTCAAAGCGTCGAGGGCCGGGATGCCCTATCCCTCCATTTCCTACCGTCTTACAAGGGAAATCAGCGAGAGAACCGGTCAGGAAATCCGAGTAACGGTTCCGGGACATTTTCAGCGCGGCGGAAGTCCCTGCCCCTACGACAGGCTTCTGGCGACGCGGTTCGGCACCGCGGCAGCGAAACTCATCTCCGATAAAAAATACGGAAATATGGTGGCTTTGCAAAACGGAAGCATCGTTCCCGTTCCATTGAATGAGGTCGCTGGAAAGCTGAAAGGCGTCCCAACAGACTGCGAGATCATTCAGACCGCGCGGGACATCGGCATCTGCTTTGGCGATTGA
- a CDS encoding ComEA family DNA-binding protein — protein MDDETLHVRYLMVIAMVLSALIIGYNAFYVPEVSLSDLVVTTDVSSSADETYIPKTGSEASSSAVSALSSKPEKVAGGTPAVNGKININTATAQQMSDGLDGIGDVIAKRIVDYREKNGSFKSIEEIRKVSGIGEKTFAGLKDHITVS, from the coding sequence ATGGACGACGAAACTTTGCATGTGCGGTATCTCATGGTAATTGCGATGGTACTGTCCGCCCTCATTATCGGGTATAACGCGTTTTATGTGCCCGAAGTTTCTCTTTCCGATCTTGTTGTTACAACGGATGTTTCTTCGTCGGCTGACGAAACGTATATCCCCAAAACCGGATCGGAAGCTTCGTCCTCCGCAGTTTCCGCCCTTTCGTCCAAACCGGAGAAAGTTGCGGGCGGAACCCCGGCGGTGAACGGAAAAATCAATATCAATACCGCCACCGCTCAGCAGATGAGCGACGGTCTTGACGGAATCGGCGACGTGATCGCGAAGCGAATTGTGGATTACCGTGAGAAAAACGGTTCTTTTAAAAGCATAGAGGAAATCAGGAAGGTCAGCGGCATCGGCGAAAAGACGTTCGCGGGGCTCAAAGACCACATTACGGTATCATAA
- a CDS encoding RluA family pseudouridine synthase, with amino-acid sequence MQKIIQIEIQPEDSGIRLDKLVSEKTENMTRSAAEKLIERGNATLNGKPLTKSYRGTAGDRIDLVVPEPEKLDVRPEKIPLEILYEDADLLVVNKPKGMVVHPAAGNHTGTLVNALLAHCGDSLSGINGVVRPGIVHRIDKDTSGLLIVAKNDFAHRNLAEQIKAHSFTRLYEAVVHGSLKEDDGTIDAPIGRHPLHRKMMAVTEKNSRNAVTHYHVLARYDGFTHVQCRLETGRTHQIRVHMAYIGHPVAGDAVYGPKKPVPNLNGQCLHAKVIGFLHPRDGRYVEITSELPAYFVQFLKKLKRD; translated from the coding sequence ATGCAGAAGATCATTCAAATTGAGATACAGCCGGAAGATTCCGGCATCCGGCTGGACAAGCTTGTCAGTGAAAAGACGGAAAATATGACGCGCTCTGCGGCGGAAAAGCTGATTGAGCGGGGCAATGCGACCCTGAACGGAAAGCCCCTTACGAAAAGCTACCGTGGCACGGCCGGCGACCGCATTGACCTCGTCGTTCCCGAGCCGGAAAAGCTGGATGTCCGGCCGGAAAAAATTCCCCTGGAAATCCTGTATGAGGACGCGGATTTGCTGGTCGTCAATAAGCCGAAGGGGATGGTGGTGCACCCGGCCGCCGGCAACCACACCGGCACGCTGGTCAACGCTCTTCTGGCGCACTGCGGCGATTCGCTTTCCGGAATCAACGGGGTCGTCCGGCCCGGCATCGTTCACCGTATAGACAAGGATACAAGCGGTCTGCTGATTGTGGCGAAAAACGATTTTGCCCATCGGAACCTGGCCGAGCAGATAAAGGCGCACAGCTTTACGCGCCTTTATGAGGCTGTTGTCCACGGCAGCCTGAAGGAGGATGACGGGACGATTGACGCGCCTATCGGCAGGCATCCGCTCCACCGGAAGATGATGGCGGTGACCGAAAAGAACTCCCGCAATGCCGTTACGCATTATCATGTTCTTGCGCGGTACGACGGGTTTACCCATGTGCAGTGCCGGCTGGAAACGGGGCGTACCCATCAGATCCGGGTGCACATGGCGTACATTGGGCATCCGGTTGCGGGGGATGCGGTTTACGGTCCGAAGAAGCCCGTTCCGAATCTGAACGGTCAGTGTCTGCACGCCAAGGTGATTGGATTCCTTCATCCGCGTGACGGCCGATACGTGGAAATCACCAGCGAACTTCCGGCCTACTTCGTTCAGTTTCTGAAAAAGTTAAAGCGGGATTAG
- the lspA gene encoding signal peptidase II, translating into MAIIALLLAAAAVAIDQILKLLVTSNLQPNSGFHVINGFLKIFYIQNRGAAFGMLQNQRWFFVVVTLTISAVIIYALFQYRQHNFFSYAAGTLIIGGGIGNLIDRMMYGYVVDYISVSFFPPIFNFADCCVTVGTVFLMIHILFFSDLNSNVEKVIRTK; encoded by the coding sequence TTGGCAATTATTGCACTATTGCTTGCAGCGGCGGCTGTTGCAATCGACCAGATTCTCAAACTGCTGGTTACGTCCAATTTACAGCCTAACAGCGGTTTTCATGTGATCAATGGCTTTTTAAAAATCTTTTATATTCAGAACCGGGGGGCGGCGTTCGGAATGCTGCAGAACCAGCGCTGGTTTTTCGTTGTGGTGACTCTGACCATTTCCGCCGTCATCATTTACGCCCTGTTCCAATACAGACAGCATAATTTCTTTTCCTATGCGGCCGGTACGCTGATTATTGGCGGCGGAATCGGGAACCTGATTGACCGGATGATGTATGGCTACGTCGTCGATTATATTTCTGTCAGCTTTTTTCCTCCGATTTTTAATTTTGCCGATTGCTGCGTAACGGTCGGAACGGTGTTTTTAATGATTCATATCCTGTTTTTTTCCGATTTAAACAGCAATGTTGAGAAGGTTATCCGTACAAAATAA
- a CDS encoding DivIVA domain-containing protein, translating to MLSMNDIINASFRKSGFSGYRTDDVDQFIDQVKESYDALLKKDLEQKEAYERLKAENEQLLEKIKILAAKVEDYRLEEDEIKNALVSAQKLGDASIRESRHKAEIIVKDANIKAERIVSGAKQSVIEQQKEMERLQQTVSDFRSKLLGLYKEHLTLIDALPSQKPEAAPAQNAEVLVPEPVSPAPAAEEEAQPLEEPVPSETQDRLFNTEVSNFDDDDFPPEGKPQHFSSIPFSDEDETADGENSSEGIYDRQ from the coding sequence ATGCTATCAATGAACGACATTATTAACGCCAGTTTCAGAAAATCCGGTTTTTCCGGGTACCGTACCGACGATGTGGATCAATTCATCGATCAGGTCAAGGAATCCTATGACGCGCTCCTCAAAAAAGACCTGGAACAAAAAGAAGCGTATGAAAGGCTGAAGGCGGAAAACGAGCAGCTTCTTGAAAAAATTAAAATATTGGCTGCAAAAGTGGAAGACTACCGTTTGGAAGAGGATGAGATCAAGAATGCCCTTGTCAGCGCCCAGAAGCTGGGCGACGCTTCCATCCGCGAATCCCGCCACAAGGCCGAAATTATTGTAAAGGACGCCAACATCAAGGCGGAGCGGATCGTCTCCGGCGCCAAACAGAGCGTGATCGAACAGCAAAAGGAAATGGAACGCCTTCAGCAGACTGTTTCGGATTTCCGTTCCAAGCTGCTGGGCCTTTATAAAGAACATCTTACCTTAATCGATGCTCTGCCGTCGCAGAAGCCAGAAGCAGCGCCCGCGCAGAATGCGGAGGTTTTGGTACCGGAACCGGTTTCTCCGGCCCCCGCGGCTGAGGAAGAGGCTCAGCCTTTGGAGGAACCGGTTCCTTCTGAGACACAGGACCGCCTGTTTAACACCGAGGTTTCCAATTTCGATGACGATGATTTTCCGCCGGAGGGAAAGCCGCAGCATTTCAGTTCCATTCCGTTCAGCGATGAGGATGAGACTGCGGACGGCGAGAATTCTTCCGAAGGCATCTACGACCGTCAATAA
- a CDS encoding YlmH/Sll1252 family protein produces MEKQSADAIFEAKLCDAVRLAQSGAKPRFVGFLDERQALAAQKIMNRLSFKNYMLWGGYDGSERVVFGAFPDFAEPDTESFPIAAVTASYRACDTLTHRDFLGALLANGLQRETLGDILVEEGRCVIFSRGEVTDYLLSQTQKIGRVGVRLVKGAVLPLPVGRSFEDFSAVVASARLDCIVAAAIGTSREKSSEMIRAGLVMLNHEVNISVSAAVAPDSKLSIRGKGRFVLDRLGPVTKKGRLSIAGRKYI; encoded by the coding sequence ATGGAGAAACAGTCGGCCGACGCAATTTTTGAAGCAAAACTTTGCGATGCCGTACGTCTGGCACAAAGCGGAGCGAAGCCCCGCTTTGTGGGCTTTTTAGACGAACGTCAGGCGCTTGCGGCACAGAAAATCATGAATCGTCTTTCCTTTAAAAACTATATGCTCTGGGGCGGATACGACGGCTCGGAGCGTGTAGTTTTTGGCGCATTTCCGGACTTTGCAGAGCCGGATACCGAATCGTTTCCCATTGCCGCGGTTACCGCAAGCTACCGTGCCTGCGACACGCTTACCCACCGCGACTTTCTCGGCGCCCTCCTTGCAAACGGGCTTCAGCGTGAAACGCTTGGGGATATCCTTGTGGAGGAGGGCCGCTGCGTGATTTTTTCCCGCGGCGAGGTAACCGACTATCTTTTGTCCCAGACGCAGAAAATCGGCAGAGTGGGTGTCCGTCTGGTCAAAGGCGCCGTACTGCCGCTGCCGGTCGGCAGGAGCTTTGAAGATTTTTCCGCGGTTGTCGCTTCCGCGCGGCTGGACTGTATTGTCGCGGCTGCTATCGGTACAAGCAGGGAAAAGTCATCAGAGATGATTCGCGCCGGGCTGGTGATGCTGAACCATGAAGTGAACATTTCGGTGTCGGCGGCTGTCGCACCGGACAGCAAACTCTCCATCAGGGGAAAGGGCCGTTTTGTTCTTGACCGCCTTGGGCCCGTCACAAAAAAAGGCAGATTGAGTATCGCAGGCAGGAAATATATTTAA
- a CDS encoding cell division protein SepF, with amino-acid sequence MAGIVEKIKDMWNPPEDEYDYDYDGVQQEDISSRQNEEAEIRERDTIKRAPVQNSGNKVVNIHATAQLQVVLFKPERFGEETCAVADELLKMHTVVLNLENTNKDVSRRIIDFLSGVAYANGGKIKRVATSTFIITPYNVDLTGDDVLDELENNGVYF; translated from the coding sequence ATGGCAGGAATTGTAGAAAAAATCAAAGATATGTGGAACCCGCCGGAAGACGAGTACGACTACGATTATGACGGTGTCCAGCAGGAGGATATTTCCTCCCGCCAGAACGAGGAAGCCGAGATCCGCGAACGCGATACCATTAAGCGCGCACCCGTGCAGAACAGCGGAAATAAGGTCGTTAATATCCATGCGACCGCTCAACTGCAGGTCGTTCTGTTTAAACCGGAGCGCTTCGGCGAAGAGACCTGTGCAGTGGCGGACGAGCTTTTGAAAATGCATACGGTGGTTTTAAACCTTGAAAATACAAACAAGGATGTTTCCCGCCGTATTATTGATTTTCTGAGCGGCGTCGCTTACGCGAACGGCGGAAAAATCAAAAGGGTCGCTACAAGCACCTTCATTATCACGCCCTATAACGTTGACCTGACGGGTGACGACGTTTTAGATGAGTTGGAAAACAACGGTGTTTATTTTTAA
- a CDS encoding YggS family pyridoxal phosphate-dependent enzyme → MMEKSLNDFDRRISDLEENLKVIRSNIADAAVKSGRRPQDITLLAATKTVPVEVINHGIALGIDHIGENKVQELCEKYGAYSLSRCELQFIGHLQTNKVRNIVGKVSMIQSVDSVKLAKEISRLSLAGDLTADILIEVNIGSEPNKSGVLPPELYDLIGQISLLPAIHIRGLMAIPPADADSGETQGYFSKMFQHFIDIRDKKIDNVNMDYLSMGMSSDYSQAILSGANMVRIGSALFGPRIYNQ, encoded by the coding sequence ATGATGGAAAAGTCGTTAAATGATTTTGACCGCCGGATTTCGGATTTGGAAGAAAATCTGAAGGTGATCCGCAGCAATATAGCTGACGCCGCCGTAAAGTCGGGACGCCGTCCGCAGGATATCACGCTTCTTGCGGCCACGAAAACCGTTCCGGTGGAAGTGATCAATCACGGGATTGCGCTCGGCATCGACCATATCGGTGAAAATAAAGTGCAGGAGCTTTGCGAAAAGTACGGCGCCTATTCGCTTTCCCGGTGCGAGCTCCAGTTTATCGGGCACTTACAGACCAATAAGGTGAGAAATATAGTGGGGAAGGTCTCTATGATCCAGTCGGTGGACAGCGTTAAGCTGGCAAAGGAAATTTCCCGCCTTTCGCTTGCCGGGGACCTTACGGCCGATATTCTGATCGAGGTCAATATCGGAAGCGAGCCAAACAAATCGGGGGTGCTGCCGCCGGAGCTGTACGACCTGATCGGGCAGATTTCGCTTTTGCCGGCGATCCATATCCGCGGTTTGATGGCGATTCCGCCCGCAGACGCGGACAGCGGCGAAACACAGGGATATTTTTCAAAGATGTTCCAACATTTTATTGACATCAGGGATAAAAAAATAGATAATGTTAATATGGATTACTTGTCCATGGGCATGTCGTCCGATTATTCCCAGGCAATCTTATCGGGAGCCAATATGGTTAGAATTGGTTCTGCTCTGTTTGGCCCAAGAATATACAATCAATAA
- a CDS encoding HlyD family efflux transporter periplasmic adaptor subunit, translating to MMNSPLLRRIASAVVAILLFIYMGYQIYNSHYAKVQTETASYASAADTVQVTGTAVRKEKLMNTKTNGVITYSISDGGKVAKGGTVAKIYPNEQSAAAQQQIAGLDYQISKLQKLSTPGDTYAASIGSISSQINLKLVDLLDCIQSGEYTELTNSREDLLYLINERQIVTDKTANFNTRINALKAERETLSKSNSAATGSVTAPASGYFISSVDGYESVYDYDKLLTITPAEFKEKQKEKPAEQSGSIGKICEDYDWYFACLAAADKASKFKEGDAVSIQFPFASNQTVPATVAAVNQADKDTEAVVILQSSSMNSSLALIRNATAQIQIEKYTGIRVSQKAIHFAKVTKTGKDSDDKATSVTREIKGVYVMHGSEIEFRQIFPLFSTGNYAICRTDPPKEDLMTDSTVKLFDEVVVEGTDLYDGKVVK from the coding sequence ATGATGAATAGTCCGTTGCTGAGAAGAATTGCATCGGCTGTTGTAGCCATCCTTCTGTTTATTTATATGGGATATCAGATTTATAACTCCCATTACGCAAAGGTCCAGACGGAAACGGCGTCCTACGCCAGCGCGGCGGACACCGTACAGGTGACCGGTACCGCCGTCAGGAAAGAAAAACTGATGAACACCAAAACCAACGGCGTGATTACTTACAGCATCAGCGACGGGGGAAAGGTGGCAAAGGGCGGCACGGTCGCGAAGATTTACCCGAATGAGCAGAGCGCTGCGGCCCAGCAGCAGATTGCCGGCCTCGATTACCAGATTTCCAAGCTGCAGAAACTCAGTACGCCCGGGGACACCTACGCGGCGAGCATCGGTTCCATCAGCTCGCAGATTAACCTGAAGCTGGTGGATCTGCTGGACTGCATCCAGTCCGGCGAATACACCGAGCTGACGAACAGCCGCGAAGATTTGCTCTACCTGATCAACGAGCGCCAGATCGTAACAGATAAGACGGCGAATTTCAACACCAGAATCAACGCGCTGAAGGCGGAGCGTGAGACGCTGTCCAAATCCAACAGCGCGGCGACCGGCTCTGTTACCGCTCCGGCGTCGGGCTATTTTATCAGCTCCGTGGACGGCTATGAATCGGTTTACGACTATGACAAGCTGTTGACCATTACACCTGCGGAATTCAAGGAAAAGCAAAAGGAAAAGCCTGCGGAGCAAAGCGGTTCCATCGGGAAGATCTGTGAAGATTACGACTGGTATTTCGCCTGTCTGGCGGCGGCGGACAAAGCCTCCAAGTTCAAGGAGGGCGACGCTGTATCCATTCAGTTTCCGTTTGCTTCCAATCAGACTGTCCCTGCGACGGTCGCCGCGGTGAATCAGGCGGATAAAGACACCGAAGCGGTCGTTATTCTGCAGAGCAGCAGCATGAATTCTTCCCTGGCACTGATCCGCAACGCCACGGCGCAGATTCAGATCGAAAAATATACGGGAATCCGTGTGAGCCAGAAAGCGATTCATTTTGCCAAGGTGACGAAAACAGGAAAAGACAGCGACGACAAGGCAACTTCGGTTACCAGGGAAATCAAGGGCGTGTATGTCATGCATGGCAGTGAAATAGAGTTCAGGCAGATTTTTCCGCTGTTCAGTACGGGGAATTACGCCATCTGCCGGACAGACCCGCCTAAGGAGGACCTGATGACCGATTCAACCGTAAAGCTGTTTGATGAAGTAGTTGTGGAAGGGACTGATTTATATGATGGAAAAGTCGTTAAATGA